A stretch of Chitinophaga caeni DNA encodes these proteins:
- a CDS encoding polymorphic toxin type 33 domain-containing protein, with protein MVILLAIALIFLRQNYGLPSSDCVPIRPVIVTNSGAQDKILTPGDIALLERYGFDEHELKGGKRTRQIDLYK; from the coding sequence ATGGTAATATTATTGGCGATTGCGCTTATATTTTTACGTCAAAATTATGGGCTACCAAGTAGTGATTGTGTGCCAATAAGACCTGTTATTGTTACTAATAGTGGCGCCCAGGACAAGATATTAACACCGGGTGACATCGCCCTATTAGAGAGATATGGCTTTGACGAACACGAGCTTAAAGGAGGTAAACGAACGCGGCAAATTGATTTATATAAGTAG